From Vanrija pseudolonga chromosome 1, complete sequence, a single genomic window includes:
- the srk1 gene encoding Serine/threonine-protein kinase srk1, with amino-acid sequence MLSSFKQILRHGKQAHAERERRAAKEQAAPEAQSAPAAAAAAPPAQASTSQSAAQAPAVTKSEKTAAVPQQPNYREEAEKIVAEEKAQGDRMPKYDGLDDYTLVEKMGDGAFSNVYKAIDNRNGKKVAIKVVRKYELHSTQNGNRHLNQNFKKRPRVTERANILKEVQIMRGIDHESIVKLLGFFESEEHYFLILELLEGGELFHQIVKLTYFSEELSRHVILQVAEGIRYLHEVCGVVHRDIKPENLLFERIPVVPSKHPIHRPYDEEKEDEGEFTPGVGGGGIGKVKIADFGLSKIVWDEQTMTPCGTVGYTAPEIVKDERYSKSVDMWALGCVLYTLLCGFPPFYDESINVLTEKVARGYYTFLSPWWDDISASAKDLITHLLCVDPAQRYTIDEFLAHPWIKQGPPAPAATTRPPPIAGQAPVDSPLIASIRAGNREGRSPGVGQLKEAFDITYAVHRMEEEGARRRAHNASGGGFLNALNEDDEEEDAQVQLEEAKRRHGEAVARQIDEHRARAAANAAAGVKDPVVTHYVGRGGANRREAESVLYDGRAGTRDRGRGAKNVFELDINNATLLSRRQKKPGAAFPPALVLPTATTVRS; translated from the exons ATGTTGTCCAGTTTCAAGC AGATCCTCCGACATGGCAAGCAGGCCCACGCTGAGCGTGAACGCCGTGCTGCAAAGGAGCAGGCTGCCCCAGAGGCTCAGTctgccccggcggcggcggcagcagcaccaccagcccaGGCTTCAACGTCGCAATCGGCAGCCCAGGCTCCCGCAGTGACCAAGTCTGAGAAGACCGCTGCCGTTCCTCAACAGCCAAACTaccgcgaggaggccgagaagatTGTCGCAGAGGAGAAGGCACAGGGTGACAGGATGCCGAAGTACGAC GGCCTCGACGACTACACGCTCGTTGAGAAGATGGGCGACGGTGCATTCTCCAACGTGTACAAGGCGATCGACAACCGTaacggcaagaaggtcgCTATCAAGGTCGTGCGCAAGTACGAGTTGCATTCGACTCAGAATGGCAACCGGCACCTGAACCAGAACTTTAAGAAGCGTCCCCGTGTGACCGAG CGCGCCAACATCCTCAAGGAGGTGCAGATCATGCGCGGCATCGACCACGAGAGCATTGTCAAGCTGCTCGGCTTCTTTGAGAGTGAAGAGCACTACTTCTTGATCCTCGAGC TGCTCGAAGGTGGCGAGCTTTTCCACCAGATTGTCAAGCTCACGTACTTCTCCGAGGAGTTGTCTCGTCACGTCATTCtgcaggtcgccgagggcattCGCTACCTGCACGAGGTGTGCGGCGTTGTTCATCGTGACATCAAGCCGGAGAACCTCCTCTTCGAGCGCATCCCCGTCGTCCCGTCCAAGCACCCGATCCATCGCCcgtacgacgaggagaaggaggatgAGGGAGAGTTCACCccgggcgtcggcggtggtggtatTGGCAAGGTCAAGATTGCCGACTTTGGACTGTCCAAGATTGTCTGGGACGAGCAGACGATGACTCCATGCGGCACCGTGGGATACACTGCCCCTGAGATTGTCAAGGACGAGAGATATAGCAAGTCTGTGGACATGTGGGCTCTTGGCTGTGTCCTGTACACCCTGCTGTGTGGCTTCCCTC CATTCTACGACGAGAGCATCAACGTCCTCACAGAAAAGGTCGCCCGTGGCTACTACACGTTCCTTAGCCCGTGGTGGGACGACAtttcggcgtcggcaaagGACCTCATCACGCATCTTCTCTGCGTCGACCCGGCTCAGCGCTACACGATTGACGAGTTCCTCGCCCACCCTTGGATCAAGCAGGGCCCCCCAGCTCCTGCCGCGACCACCCGCCCCCCTCCCATTGCCGGACAGGCGCCCGTCGACTCGCCACTCATTGCGTCTATACGCGCGGGCAACCGCGAGGGCAGGTCGCCTGGTGTTggccagctcaaggaggcgTTTGACATCACGTACGCCGTCCATCgcatggaggaggagggagcgaggcgacgagccCACAATGCTTCGGGCGGCGGATTCCTCAATGCGctcaacgaggacgacgaggaggaagacgcccAGGTGCAGCTCGAAGAGGCCAAGAGACGGCACGGCGAGGCTGTTGCGCGCCAGATCGACGAGCACCGCGCCAGGGCGGCCGCAAACGCTGCGGCGGGCGTCAAGGACCCCGTTGTCACCCACTATGTGGGCCGTGGTGGCGCCAaccggcgcgaggccgaATCAGTGTTGTACGATGGCCGTGCGGGAACGCGCGACcggggacgaggcgcgaAGAATGTGTTTGAGCTCGACATCAACAACGCCACGCTTCTGAGCCGCCGGCAAAAGAAGCCCGGAGCAGCGTTCCCGCCTGCATTGGTGCTGCCTACGGCGACTACGGTGCGGTCGTAG